A stretch of DNA from Pseudoalteromonas sp. A25:
AACCTTGCTCGAATAAAACCGGCTGCTGTGGACCGTCAGCCGATAAAACATCGCCTTGTGATACCCCCTGTAAATCGGCAGCTACGGCGACATCCTATGTGTATCAACAGTTTGATGTGCCAGCAATTTTACTTGAAACATCGTTTAAAGCGCTCAATACCCAGCATAATCAAACGGCATGGGACCATATTGCTTGTCAAAACTTAGGGGCAGACCTACTTGAGGTATTACACGCGCAATTTACCTAGCGCTTCACAACTTATACCGCAGGTACGCCTTTTTTACTTCACAAGGCGCATTATAAAATGCGCCTTGTGCCTAAAGTAAAACTTGTTTACTCGAAGTAAATCAAGCAATAACGCAAATTAGTTCAAGACAATGTGCTCATTGCCCAACATAGCGATAATCATAAAAAGTATCTGTGGATACTTCATTAATTTCTGTAAAAAATGCAAAGCGTCCCTTCATAGCAAGCGCTTGCTGTTTTAACAACACCGAATCGTTGATATTAAGAAAGCTAAAAACGAGCTTAAGCTCATGAATAGATGCGGTAAATACGGGGGAAAACGACGCTGTATTGACTACTTCAATCGTTTTAATGTAGCCATTATTTTTGTCGTAGATGAGCGAGCCTTTTAATACTTTGCTTGCATCTTCTCCCAATTCCTCAATTTTTACATCAAAATTTGCATATACATACTGTCTATCCTGCGCAGTAAACTTAAGTGTATCAAGCTGGATCAGCGATCGTAGTTTAACTGAAAACTGTTGCTGCTCTTTGCTCGCCAGCTCTTGTTTATGCTTAACGAACTCTATACTTTGTTGCTGCGACGGTTTTTGCTCATTAATGCTCAGCAATTGCCATTGTTTGGGGCGCTCTAGTGAGGGATCAAACAACTCAATCCGGTTCGTGATATTCCCTTCTTCATCTTCAAAACGTTCAACACGATATGACCAGTCTTGTGGTTGCGTACGCTCAAATTTGTCAATGGCTAGCTCAACTCTCTCCTTTAATGCAGTTAATGTGGAGTGGGGCTCAAAAGTGCTCGCAAATGACAATCCTGAACAAGTTAACGATATTACAAATAATACAAAATGCGCTTTCATAGCTTGATACCTACTTTTATGATCTTAAGAGCAGCCAGCTCAATGTTATGAGCTGCATAGAACTTACTGTTGCGATGCCTTGACGGCTTGAGCAAGGCTTAAAATATCCATACCTTTACCAAGCTCAAACTGCATCAAAGCTAAAAAGCTATGCATTACAAGCAGCATTTGTTGGTAGCTATGCGACTCAGAGGTAATCTGAGCTTTTGCGGCAGCTAAGCCTAATTTTTCATAAGTCAGCAGCAACTCAACTGAGCGCTCTTCGGGTGTTTTTTCTCTCGCTTTGGGCTCATACCCCAGTGCTAACACCACCTCTTCAGCCATTGTCCACACTGACCATGGGTTTTGTCCCGTAATAACGTTGCCATCACGACTCACCTGTTCAAGATAGTCAACACCGGCTTGAAACTGCGCCCCTTGCTCTATTAGCTTATCTTCCAATAAAAATGGGAATACCTCTTGCGCATCCGGAATCAAAAATAACTCTTCTTGATTAGTAAACGCACTTATTTTTTTCTCGGCTAACAGCATCTTGCCGTTGTCTAATTGCACATTAAGTAAAGCAACAGGCCCATGACAAACAGCACTTACAACTTTATTGCTTTGATACAAAGCTTTGGTGATCCGCTTAATATCTTGGTTATCTGCAAAATCATACATCGTCCCCTTTCCGCCAACATAATAAACTGCTTCGTATTCATCAGGGTTAATTTCGGCCAAGGGGATAGAGTTTTCGACCTTGTTTTGAATTGCTGGGTCATTTAAAAACGCATAATCATATTCCCCCATATCGTCTCCATCGAGTACCACAGGTGGCTTACCGCCTTTAGGGCTGGCGATATCAACATCAAAACCATTAGCGCTAAATACCCAGTAAGCGCGCGCAAGTTCAGTATGCTCATAACCGGTTGCTTTGCCATTCCACATAGTATCTGCACTGGTTACAACCGCGAGAATTTTTCCTCTGTACTCGGGAGTACCTTCATTCAAATAAGACAGGTCGCTTGTCTGAGCCTGTTTTATTGCTTGAAAGTGCGCTTTATCAGGCAGCAACGATTTCAAATACGCTTTTGCACCTGTTAATGAGCCCCAACCAAGTACAAATAAAACGATGATACTTATAATTATTTTCTTAAGCATGATGATTTCCTCACGTGTCAGTTGAGGTATTTTTGCAAGTGATGAGTGAAATGAATGTGAAATCAGGCAGATATGGGGCAGTGCTCAGCTAAGCTGGCAAACGCTTAGTTCAACGGGTGCAAACTGGCTGAACAGTAGGCCATGACCAATTACAATTTTGTTTACCAACAGGACATTGCGCGCTGTTGGTAAACAAATATGACCTTAACTCGAAGTAAAAAGTAACCGACTTATTTAAATCAAGTCATTACCCCAAGTTTGAGTAATTATTGCGTTTTAAAGTGTTGTAAACTTTGCAGTAGCGCTTCGCTCTCTTCTTGTAGCTGCCCGCCAGCTGTGTTAGCCGTTTGCATCAACGTAGACGTATTATGAGACAAGTCTTTTGTTGTAACGATGTTCTTTGAAACATCTTCAAGCACCGTTGATTGCTGATGAGTTGCCGTTGCAATTTCAACCGACTGCATTTGAATTTGCTCTACTTGAGCGGTTAATTCCGTCAGCTTTTGGTGGATTGCCTGAGCATGTTGCACACTATCTTCTGCCTGAGAACGATTAACCACCATTGCCTCTAAAACTCTTTTCGTATTTTCTCGCAACGAATCAATGATCGTTTGAATATTATGCGTAGACTCTTGCGTTTGCTTAGCCAGCGTTCT
This window harbors:
- a CDS encoding type 1 glutamine amidotransferase domain-containing protein → MLKKIIISIIVLFVLGWGSLTGAKAYLKSLLPDKAHFQAIKQAQTSDLSYLNEGTPEYRGKILAVVTSADTMWNGKATGYEHTELARAYWVFSANGFDVDIASPKGGKPPVVLDGDDMGEYDYAFLNDPAIQNKVENSIPLAEINPDEYEAVYYVGGKGTMYDFADNQDIKRITKALYQSNKVVSAVCHGPVALLNVQLDNGKMLLAEKKISAFTNQEELFLIPDAQEVFPFLLEDKLIEQGAQFQAGVDYLEQVSRDGNVITGQNPWSVWTMAEEVVLALGYEPKAREKTPEERSVELLLTYEKLGLAAAKAQITSESHSYQQMLLVMHSFLALMQFELGKGMDILSLAQAVKASQQ